Proteins from one Triticum aestivum cultivar Chinese Spring chromosome 7A, IWGSC CS RefSeq v2.1, whole genome shotgun sequence genomic window:
- the LOC100192183 gene encoding 3-phosphoshikimate 1-carboxyvinyltransferase 2 → MAMAAAATVAASASSSAVSLDRAAPAHPRRLRMPAARAAHRGAVRLWGPRGAAARATSVAAPAAPAGAEEVVLQPIREISGAVQLPGSKSLSNRILLLSALSEGTTVVDNLLNSEDVHYMLEALEALGLSVEADKVAKRAVVVGCGGRFPVEKDAKEEVKLFLGNAGTAMRPLTAAVVAAGGNATYVLDGVPRMRERPIGDLVVGLQQLGADVDCFLGTNCPPVRINGKGGLPGGKVKLSGSISSQYLSSLLMAAPLALEDVEIEIIDKLISVPYVEMTLKLMERFGVTAEHSDSWDRFYIKGGQKYKSPGNAYVEGDASSASYFLAGAAITGGTVTVEGCGTTSLQGDVKFAEVLEMMGAKVTWTDTSVTVTGPPRQPFGRKHLKAVDVNMNKMPDVAMTLAVVALFADGPTAIRDVASWRVKETERMVAIRTELTKLGATVEEGPDYCIITPPEKLNITAIDTYDDHRMAMAFSLAACAEVPVTIRDPGCTRKTFPNYFDVLSTFVKN, encoded by the exons ATGGCGATGGCTGCCGCGGCGACCGTGGCCGCGTCCGCGTCCTCCAGCGCGGTGTCGCTCGaccgcgccgccccggcccaccCGCGCCGGCTGCGGATGCCGGCGGCCCGCGCGGCCCACCGCGGGGCGGTGCGGCTGTGGGGGCCCCGCGGCGCGGCGGCGCGCGCGACGTCCGTGGCGGCCCCCGCGGCGCCCGCGGGCGCCGAGGAGGTCGTGCTGCAGCCCATCCGCGAGATCTCCGGCGCCGTGCAGCTGCCCGGCTCCAAGTCGCTCTCCAACcggatcctcctcctctccgccctcTCCGAG GGAACAACGGTGGTGGATAACCTGTTGAACAGTGAGGATGTCCACTACATGCTTGAGGCCCTGGAAGCCCTTGGACTCTCCGTGGAAGCAGATAAAGTTGCAAAAAGAGCTGTGGTTGTTGGCTGTGGCGGCAGGTTCCCAGTCGAAAAGGACGCCAAAGAGGAAGTAAAGCTCTTCTTGGGTAATGCTGGAACTGCAATGCGGCCACTGACGGCAGCTGTAGTAGCTGCTGGTGGAAATGCAAC TTATGTGCTTGATGGCGTACCAAGAATGAGGGAGCGACCTATTGGTGACTTAGTTGTAGGTTTGCAACAACTCGGCGCAGATGTCGATTGTTTCCTTGGCACAAACTGCCCACCTGTCCGTATCAACGGCAAAGGAGGTCTACCTGGTGGCAAG GTTAAGCTCTCTGGTTCCATTAGCAGTCAATACCTGAGTTCCTTGCTGATGGCTGCTCCTTTGGCTCTTGAGGATGTCGAGATTGAAATCATTGATAAACTGATCTCCGTTCCTTATGTTGAAATGACATTGAAATTGATGGAGCGTTTTGGTGTGACTGCGGAGCATTCTGATAGTTGGGACAGATTCTACATTAAGGGAGGACAAAAATACAA GTCCCCTGGAAATGCCTATGTCGAAGGTGATGCCTCAAGTGCGAGCTATTTCTTGGCTGGTGCTGCCATCACCGGAGGGACTGTGACTGTCGAAGGTTGCGGCACCACTAGTTTGCAG GGTGATGTGAAATTTGCTGAGGTACTTGAAATGATGGGAGCAAAGGTCACATGGACTGACACTAGTGTAACTGTTACTGGCCCACCGCGTCAGCCATTTGGAAGGAAACACCTAAAAGCTGTTGATGTCAACATGAACAAAATGCCAGATGTCGCGATGACTCTAGCCGTTGTTGCCCTGTTTGCCGATGGTCCAACCGCTATCAGAGATG TTGCCTCCTGGAGAGTGAAGGAAACTGAAAGAATGGTCGCGATCCGGACCGAGCTGACGAAG CTGGGAGCAACGGTGGAGGAAGGCCCGGACTACTGCATCATCACGCCGCCGGAGAAGCTGAACATCACGGCGATCGACACCTACGATGACCACCGGATGGCGATGGCCTTCTCCCTGGCGGCCTGTGCTGAGGTGCCAGTCACCATCAGGGACCCTGGATGCACCCGAAAGACCTTCCCCAACTACTTCGACGTGCTAAGCACCTTCGTCAAGAACTAG